From the Solibacillus sp. FSL R5-0449 genome, one window contains:
- a CDS encoding CaiB/BaiF CoA-transferase family protein, which produces MTILNGLKILDFSSLLPGPLASMMFADLGADVIHVESERRVDLMRIMPPYDEDKESYFHQHLNRSKKSLQLNLKSAESIEIIKKLIQDYDIIIEGFRPGVMKRLGIDYETLREYNPRLIYCAITGYGQTGPYATRPGHDNNYLSIGGVLDHSRLKDKKPVAMGIQIADIAGGTMHAAIGILAAALHREKTGEGKFIDVSMTDAMFSMNALYGTQYLGSGRPPQPEEEILNGGTFYDYYRTKDGRYFSVGSLEPQFRKLLCEALGIPELIDSTFNDSYYTQQRFKEAVTDAFCSKTFDQWLEIFNEDFHGCVEPVLTFDEACEHPQIKARNMLVDVQKPDGSSQRQIGTALKISGVEPTYKHVGAKIGEHTEEILTAYGYTKEQIEQLTNDGVLQ; this is translated from the coding sequence ATGACGATTTTAAATGGGTTAAAGATTTTGGATTTTTCTTCTCTATTGCCTGGACCGCTTGCGTCAATGATGTTTGCGGATCTCGGGGCAGATGTGATTCATGTGGAGTCAGAACGCCGTGTTGATTTAATGCGGATTATGCCTCCCTATGATGAGGACAAGGAATCCTACTTCCATCAGCATTTAAACCGTTCAAAAAAGTCTCTGCAGCTCAATTTAAAGTCTGCGGAGAGCATCGAAATTATTAAAAAGCTTATCCAAGATTACGACATTATCATTGAAGGATTCCGTCCAGGTGTAATGAAGCGCCTCGGAATCGACTATGAAACATTGCGTGAATATAACCCGCGCCTAATTTACTGCGCAATTACCGGCTATGGACAAACCGGACCATATGCAACGCGGCCAGGTCATGATAATAACTACTTATCGATTGGCGGGGTGTTGGATCATTCCCGTTTGAAAGATAAAAAGCCTGTTGCAATGGGAATTCAAATTGCGGATATTGCCGGCGGGACAATGCATGCCGCTATCGGAATTTTAGCGGCTGCTCTACACCGTGAAAAAACTGGCGAAGGGAAATTTATCGATGTCTCGATGACCGATGCGATGTTTTCAATGAATGCTTTATATGGCACGCAATATCTTGGAAGCGGTCGTCCACCACAGCCGGAAGAGGAAATTTTAAATGGCGGAACATTTTATGATTACTATCGTACGAAAGACGGTCGTTACTTTTCTGTCGGCAGCCTGGAGCCTCAGTTCCGCAAACTGCTATGTGAAGCGCTTGGCATTCCGGAACTGATCGACAGCACATTCAATGACTCCTACTATACACAGCAACGATTTAAAGAAGCAGTTACCGATGCATTTTGTTCGAAGACATTCGATCAATGGCTTGAAATTTTCAATGAAGATTTCCATGGATGTGTGGAACCGGTTCTTACATTTGACGAAGCTTGTGAACACCCGCAAATTAAAGCGCGGAATATGCTTGTAGATGTTCAGAAACCGGATGGATCCTCACAGCGCCAAATTGGAACAGCCTTGAAAATAAGCGGTGTTGAACCGACTTACAAACATGTAGGGGCAAAAATAGGTGAACATACCGAGGAAATTTTAACTGCTTACGGCTATACTAAAGAACAAATCGAACAGCTAACAAACGATGGCGTATTACAATAA
- a CDS encoding S-layer homology domain-containing protein → MDSKKAQKLSKAAVATVLATSGVLVAIPHQANAYSFSDLNPNADYYEPIIDLANRKIATGYSNGTFKPNAAITREDAAKMLALTIDVNITNPKNPGFKDVTVNNPNYRYIAALAEAGVINGYSDKTFKPKEPITRGQMAKILTLGFKFGVSTKLNHGFKDVSNKNANAYFIQTLYDLNITKGKTPVSFDPFNTVTRGQMATFIWRAEKADRGNPVYVVGDIVGNQIYINGVAYTVASHLRSIINAGNQNVLKGAYIEGSYSGKTLQNISKLTINASGNSSRLLALDGGYSSFAGELVVHGSYVRFKNINFTGRVEVAEAPRRSLGALENVRIASIGNFASFIDWGTPTDPKNEDFLNPVDKETLQDKPDPTKPEHLQKYTERMANIKKYVDFENADIRQLYVTADRTFLKANYDIDRLTVQGNVANIELYASPKAMYIDTDYNVSIYGVHDIQYVYKNTLKNVHLNTDSTYDFYYITSSNGFTNLGTHAYISKAIIPKNKTVNDVFDDYKTDDPNIGYVEDEDGKAVDRDPVENTIVTDVTSPTITQLDVEAGGSTADVTLTADEDGTYYYVIKKANEKAPTISEIKTGGTKYNGNGPLVMDEPVKFTVSGLETMTDYVIYAIVIDDADNVSEKEEQEFSTIDNRPPTFRLDKGETMYGGKRVQFVIKGITEPGEYYYYIREKSPVTMPDPTVDEIMKRYTGKGTITKPDDVVITETKYGATPAIGDIKPNTEYEIYAVMVDKSGNKMRNPAPKITLKTEAPDTTYPYVINTELTPVSSSNSNEGYFYISVSEELDKASAENVNNYVLSGTGIVNITGQKEIKPSEVIYSDKRIRIKIPSVTALVNGDTIRATVLPGVKDLAENEFESALTAPGGNPPRNYAVYNHTDALAPKLKIDKVESSPTDNKFLIDVTTNKAGTYYYMILENGYFDDKDTITPRDFVDEFDSETVTGKFQTDSLNDYLAKGTGPAELGKITLPPISRPSGISEFKDYSIYILLKDRSGKISVWDQKTLITDTKPPLTSNYIIQSPITGIDRYKNETALITFNSDEDGTLHVAAIPKYRKDPNNTNTYIWNTDSKGADYFNHTTKGLLETRSEIKNINNTSFDNKTRLQYFTSFANQAGLYKKEGFKAGNPTVEITNLDPHMEYSFLIGVEDVYGNFTIREVDNDTPPISTDEPNGKLIVKDFYTDGVKPYLTNSVIYRKGDPLETNTAEFTITFNESIMRQNDVSKFNKSSIIPGFDLSKIMKITDNSSDNITDQFSVKSYTPGTSTGSQSTLVITTSTAVSSTASDTIRVTMLENNEDAYDYVDKNAFNLDVIGKYYWPGKIKNEYWGAELVNPSILNGRKYSKKLEVGVGFGVVIGRDNDLDLTINQTLYYATLVNKTKVTSEEIFAAYRGYTVSGIQTVQTKTLTAKDIAGVIELTLPENENDTAVFREDDHIAAFTIDDFGNIVWLYENSNNYIKIK, encoded by the coding sequence ATGGACTCGAAAAAAGCACAAAAACTTTCAAAGGCAGCGGTCGCAACGGTTTTGGCGACAAGTGGTGTGCTGGTCGCAATACCTCACCAGGCAAATGCCTATTCATTCAGTGATTTAAATCCCAATGCGGATTATTATGAGCCGATTATCGATTTAGCCAACCGTAAAATTGCAACAGGCTATTCAAACGGTACATTTAAACCAAACGCAGCAATTACTCGTGAAGATGCCGCAAAAATGCTGGCACTGACGATTGATGTTAATATAACAAATCCAAAAAATCCCGGCTTTAAAGATGTGACGGTGAATAATCCAAACTATCGTTACATCGCTGCATTGGCAGAAGCGGGTGTCATTAATGGCTATTCAGATAAAACTTTTAAGCCAAAAGAGCCGATTACACGCGGACAAATGGCGAAAATATTAACGCTTGGCTTCAAGTTTGGCGTTTCCACAAAACTTAACCACGGTTTTAAGGATGTTTCGAATAAAAATGCCAATGCATATTTTATACAGACACTTTACGATTTGAATATAACAAAAGGAAAAACTCCTGTTTCATTTGATCCATTTAATACCGTAACACGCGGACAGATGGCGACTTTTATTTGGCGTGCAGAAAAAGCAGACCGTGGCAACCCTGTCTACGTAGTCGGGGATATTGTAGGAAATCAAATATACATAAACGGTGTCGCGTACACTGTGGCATCCCATTTACGCAGTATTATTAATGCGGGAAATCAAAATGTATTAAAAGGTGCCTATATCGAAGGAAGCTATTCAGGGAAGACCCTACAAAATATTTCGAAGCTGACAATCAATGCGAGCGGAAATTCTTCGCGTTTATTGGCGCTTGATGGGGGCTATTCTTCGTTTGCAGGAGAACTTGTCGTTCATGGAAGCTATGTTCGCTTTAAAAATATTAATTTTACAGGACGTGTAGAAGTTGCAGAAGCACCTCGACGTTCTCTTGGCGCATTGGAGAATGTACGCATTGCAAGTATAGGAAACTTCGCATCGTTTATCGACTGGGGAACACCTACAGATCCGAAAAATGAAGATTTCCTAAACCCTGTGGATAAGGAAACGCTACAGGATAAGCCGGATCCGACAAAACCTGAGCACCTGCAAAAGTATACTGAACGGATGGCGAACATTAAGAAGTATGTGGATTTTGAAAATGCGGATATTCGTCAATTGTATGTAACGGCTGACCGTACGTTTTTAAAAGCCAACTATGATATCGACCGCCTGACAGTTCAGGGAAATGTAGCAAATATAGAGCTGTATGCAAGCCCGAAAGCAATGTATATTGATACGGACTATAATGTTTCTATTTATGGGGTTCATGACATTCAATACGTGTATAAAAATACATTGAAAAATGTGCACCTGAATACAGACAGCACATATGATTTTTATTACATTACATCGAGCAATGGCTTTACGAATCTTGGAACACATGCTTATATCTCTAAGGCAATCATTCCGAAAAATAAAACCGTAAATGATGTGTTTGACGATTATAAAACGGATGACCCGAACATTGGATATGTAGAGGACGAAGACGGAAAAGCGGTTGACCGTGATCCGGTTGAAAATACGATTGTTACCGATGTTACGTCTCCAACTATTACACAGCTGGATGTGGAAGCGGGCGGATCGACAGCCGATGTGACATTAACAGCAGATGAAGATGGTACGTACTACTATGTCATTAAAAAGGCGAATGAAAAAGCGCCGACAATAAGCGAGATTAAAACAGGCGGTACAAAATATAACGGCAATGGTCCACTCGTAATGGACGAGCCTGTGAAATTTACTGTATCCGGTCTGGAGACAATGACGGACTATGTCATTTATGCAATCGTCATTGATGATGCGGATAATGTATCGGAGAAGGAAGAGCAGGAATTCTCGACAATCGATAACCGACCACCGACATTCCGCCTCGATAAAGGCGAAACGATGTATGGCGGTAAGCGTGTACAATTTGTTATTAAGGGAATTACCGAGCCGGGCGAATACTATTACTATATTCGCGAAAAATCACCCGTTACGATGCCGGATCCGACTGTCGATGAAATTATGAAACGCTATACGGGAAAAGGGACAATTACAAAACCTGATGATGTTGTCATTACTGAAACGAAATATGGTGCAACTCCTGCAATCGGTGATATTAAGCCAAATACAGAGTATGAAATATATGCGGTGATGGTCGATAAATCAGGAAATAAAATGCGCAACCCTGCTCCGAAGATTACGTTGAAGACAGAAGCACCGGATACGACTTATCCGTATGTTATTAATACTGAATTAACGCCTGTAAGTTCATCTAATTCAAATGAAGGTTACTTTTACATTTCAGTCAGTGAAGAGTTAGATAAAGCAAGCGCTGAAAATGTTAATAACTATGTATTATCAGGAACCGGCATTGTCAATATTACAGGTCAAAAAGAAATTAAACCTAGTGAAGTAATTTATTCTGATAAACGTATTCGTATTAAGATTCCTTCTGTTACAGCATTGGTAAATGGAGATACAATTCGTGCAACGGTATTACCAGGAGTAAAAGACTTGGCGGAAAATGAATTTGAAAGCGCGCTAACAGCTCCTGGAGGAAATCCACCACGTAACTATGCGGTATATAACCATACCGATGCATTAGCGCCAAAATTAAAGATTGATAAAGTTGAATCTTCACCAACAGACAACAAATTTTTAATTGACGTAACGACCAATAAAGCTGGTACTTATTACTATATGATATTGGAGAATGGATATTTTGATGATAAAGATACTATTACACCACGAGATTTTGTTGATGAATTTGATTCTGAAACAGTAACTGGAAAATTTCAAACGGATAGTTTAAATGATTATTTAGCTAAAGGTACCGGACCGGCAGAATTAGGGAAAATTACATTGCCGCCTATTTCTAGACCAAGTGGAATCAGTGAATTTAAAGATTACTCTATTTATATTTTGCTAAAGGATCGTTCAGGAAAGATATCCGTTTGGGATCAAAAAACATTGATTACTGATACAAAGCCACCATTGACTTCGAATTATATTATTCAGTCACCAATAACAGGAATAGATAGATATAAAAATGAAACAGCTTTAATAACATTTAATTCAGATGAGGATGGTACACTTCATGTGGCAGCAATCCCTAAGTATAGAAAAGATCCAAATAATACCAATACCTATATATGGAATACAGATTCTAAAGGTGCAGACTATTTTAATCATACGACCAAAGGTTTATTAGAAACCCGTTCGGAAATTAAGAATATCAATAATACTTCCTTTGATAATAAAACACGTTTACAATACTTTACAAGTTTTGCTAACCAGGCTGGTCTTTATAAAAAAGAAGGGTTTAAAGCTGGTAATCCAACAGTTGAAATTACAAACTTAGATCCACATATGGAATATTCATTTTTAATAGGTGTAGAAGATGTATATGGTAATTTTACGATAAGAGAGGTAGATAATGATACTCCACCAATATCGACAGATGAGCCGAATGGTAAACTAATTGTTAAGGATTTTTATACGGATGGTGTGAAGCCATATCTTACAAATTCAGTTATTTATCGTAAAGGAGATCCGTTAGAAACTAATACAGCGGAATTTACCATTACTTTTAATGAGTCAATTATGCGACAAAATGATGTAAGTAAGTTTAACAAGTCTAGTATTATACCAGGTTTTGATTTATCAAAAATAATGAAAATAACAGATAACAGCTCAGATAATATCACTGATCAGTTTTCAGTGAAGAGCTATACCCCTGGAACGTCGACAGGTAGTCAGTCGACTTTAGTAATAACAACATCAACTGCTGTATCTTCTACAGCTAGTGACACGATAAGAGTTACAATGCTTGAAAATAACGAAGACGCATATGATTATGTAGACAAAAATGCATTTAATCTAGATGTCATCGGTAAGTACTACTGGCCAGGTAAGATTAAAAATGAATATTGGGGCGCAGAACTTGTTAATCCGTCGATATTAAATGGTAGGAAATATTCTAAAAAACTAGAAGTCGGTGTAGGATTTGGTGTTGTTATAGGTAGAGATAATGACCTTGATTTAACTATAAACCAAACGCTATATTACGCAACTCTCGTAAATAAAACAAAGGTAACTTCTGAAGAGATTTTTGCAGCTTATAGAGGATATACAGTGTCGGGGATACAAACAGTGCAAACAAAAACCCTAACAGCAAAAGATATTGCTGGAGTGATTGAGTTAACGCTTCCCGAAAACGAAAACGATACAGCAGTATTTAGAGAAGATGATCATATAGCGGCATTTACTATAGATGATTTCGGGAATATAGTTTGGTTGTATGAAAATTCTAATAACTATATAAAAATTAAGTAA
- a CDS encoding arsenic transporter codes for MWDSSLIMMLIIFTFTIVFMLWRPKNVNETVPTTIGAAIVLILGIVSWTDILDILGIVSGPSLTILSTIMMTIVLESIGFFKWIAFNIVNRSKGSGIRLYVYTNLLCFLMTVLFNNDGSILITTPIIIRIVQLLKFKPHQMYPYLISGALIATAASAPIAVSNISNLIALKIIGLTLNDYVLMMFIPSMIGIFVIAWLLFLYFKKDIPKVSIMFPLKRAHLHSTQLYTHPLDPAGNPEDIDWKMFKICILIIITTRTAFFALTPFGISLEFIGLFGAAILIIYRWIHIRIGIKDVIRNTPWQIFLFAFNMYVLVYGLKNVGLNDFIVSSISDVIAQDALQATIIMGMLTTVLSNLVNNLPAVMLSTMAIVDMGLEPLIVQIAYLASVIGSDIGALLTPIGTLATLIWMFELKKFGVKMTWRKYLKVTFLVIPIGLFVSLFSLYLWIMLVVQ; via the coding sequence ATGTGGGATAGCTCGCTCATCATGATGCTTATTATCTTTACATTCACGATTGTCTTTATGTTATGGAGACCTAAGAATGTGAACGAAACGGTTCCAACAACTATCGGGGCGGCAATTGTGTTAATCCTGGGTATTGTATCGTGGACTGACATTCTTGATATTCTGGGCATCGTCAGTGGACCTTCACTTACAATCCTTTCGACCATTATGATGACGATTGTTTTGGAAAGTATCGGCTTTTTTAAGTGGATTGCGTTCAACATTGTCAACAGGTCTAAAGGATCTGGCATTAGGCTCTACGTTTATACAAATTTGCTCTGCTTTTTGATGACAGTGCTGTTTAATAATGATGGCAGTATTTTGATTACTACACCAATCATCATTCGTATAGTCCAACTACTCAAATTTAAACCGCATCAAATGTATCCATACTTAATTTCAGGCGCCCTTATTGCTACAGCTGCCAGTGCCCCCATTGCAGTTAGTAATATTTCGAACTTAATTGCACTGAAAATTATCGGACTCACTTTAAATGATTATGTACTTATGATGTTTATCCCATCGATGATTGGTATTTTTGTTATCGCCTGGCTGCTTTTTTTATATTTCAAAAAGGATATACCGAAAGTTTCTATAATGTTTCCCTTAAAACGTGCACACCTCCATTCTACTCAATTATATACTCATCCTCTTGATCCGGCAGGCAATCCGGAAGATATCGACTGGAAGATGTTCAAAATATGTATCCTCATTATTATAACAACTCGAACTGCGTTTTTTGCCCTCACTCCTTTTGGTATCTCGCTGGAATTTATCGGCTTATTCGGTGCTGCCATCCTCATTATTTATCGGTGGATCCATATACGCATTGGAATTAAAGATGTGATAAGAAATACACCATGGCAAATATTTTTATTTGCCTTTAATATGTATGTCCTTGTTTATGGTCTCAAAAATGTCGGTTTAAACGACTTCATTGTATCTTCGATAAGCGATGTCATAGCTCAGGATGCATTACAGGCAACGATTATTATGGGAATGCTGACTACTGTGCTTTCAAATTTAGTAAATAATTTACCGGCCGTCATGCTTAGTACAATGGCAATTGTTGATATGGGACTGGAACCTCTTATTGTACAGATTGCATATCTCGCCAGTGTAATCGGGAGTGATATAGGAGCGCTGTTAACACCGATTGGTACACTTGCCACATTAATTTGGATGTTTGAACTTAAAAAGTTTGGTGTGAAAATGACATGGCGGAAATATTTGAAAGTTACATTCCTCGTTATTCCAATTGGATTGTTTGTCAGTTTATTTAGTTTGTATTTATGGATTATGCTGGTTGTTCAGTAG
- the crtI gene encoding phytoene desaturase family protein, with translation MKKKVIVIGAGVAGMASAIRLQQAGYEVELFEKEGMPGGKMHRIEKDGFKFDLGPTIVMMPELYREVFELCGRDPDDYIPMEKLNPMFQVYFKDEMDRPYKGSSDLTEMMKTLESINPDDAQGFLDYLQEIYKRFIIAKNYFIQRPFRKFKDFYNPFMIKQTLKLKIFDSADHFIGKYIKDERIKNMLSFQTLYIGISPYNGPSLYSIIPMIEFLYGVWFIKGGMHTMATSMEKLFYELGGKIHYNANVEKISIESGRADGIYVNGRKEEADYVMCNADFPYAMKELVQDKKAKGKYTDEKIDAMKYSCSCFLLYLGTNRKYDQIEGVHNFVFKSEMKKNINDIFSGEKLQDGAFYIHIPSKADPSMAPEGKEAIYVLLPVSELSTAKYEWNDETIQYYRDYLIREMKKIKGLENLEEEIVSESYTTPLDFKHQFNAYNGATFGLQPTLRQSNHMRPQSKATHCENLYFTGSSTHPGAGVPIVLLSAKIAAQELISDDQGIQFDY, from the coding sequence ATGAAAAAAAAGGTCATTGTTATTGGTGCTGGTGTAGCTGGCATGGCAAGTGCAATTCGTCTACAGCAAGCGGGTTATGAAGTGGAATTGTTTGAAAAGGAAGGAATGCCGGGCGGGAAAATGCATCGTATTGAAAAGGATGGTTTTAAATTTGATTTAGGACCGACCATTGTGATGATGCCTGAACTATACAGGGAGGTTTTCGAATTATGCGGCCGGGACCCTGATGACTACATACCAATGGAAAAACTCAATCCAATGTTTCAAGTGTATTTTAAAGACGAGATGGATCGCCCTTATAAAGGTTCGTCTGACTTAACCGAAATGATGAAAACACTGGAAAGTATAAACCCTGATGATGCACAAGGTTTTCTGGATTACTTACAGGAAATATATAAACGCTTTATCATCGCAAAGAATTATTTTATCCAACGGCCTTTCCGCAAATTTAAAGACTTTTACAATCCATTTATGATTAAGCAAACTTTAAAATTAAAAATCTTCGATAGTGCCGATCATTTTATTGGTAAATATATAAAAGATGAACGAATTAAAAATATGCTTAGTTTTCAAACATTGTACATAGGTATCTCCCCATACAACGGACCATCACTGTATTCCATTATTCCTATGATTGAATTTCTGTACGGGGTTTGGTTTATCAAAGGCGGGATGCACACAATGGCGACATCGATGGAAAAACTGTTTTATGAACTCGGTGGTAAAATCCACTACAATGCCAATGTCGAGAAAATTTCCATCGAGTCCGGTCGTGCCGATGGAATTTATGTAAATGGCAGAAAAGAAGAGGCAGATTACGTTATGTGTAATGCCGACTTCCCATATGCAATGAAGGAGCTTGTTCAAGATAAAAAGGCGAAGGGGAAATACACCGATGAAAAAATTGATGCGATGAAGTATTCCTGCTCATGCTTCCTTCTTTATTTAGGAACGAACCGCAAATACGACCAAATAGAAGGCGTGCATAACTTTGTCTTCAAAAGTGAGATGAAGAAAAATATAAACGATATTTTTTCAGGGGAAAAACTTCAGGACGGCGCATTTTACATTCATATTCCGTCTAAAGCCGACCCATCGATGGCACCGGAAGGAAAGGAAGCCATTTATGTATTGCTGCCGGTATCCGAACTTTCAACGGCGAAATATGAGTGGAATGATGAAACCATTCAATACTACCGGGATTACTTAATTCGTGAAATGAAAAAAATAAAAGGATTAGAAAATCTGGAAGAAGAAATTGTCTCGGAATCGTACACAACACCATTGGATTTCAAACATCAGTTCAATGCCTACAACGGCGCAACATTCGGTTTGCAGCCAACGTTGAGACAGAGTAATCATATGCGCCCGCAAAGTAAAGCAACCCATTGCGAAAACCTATACTTTACGGGAAGCAGTACGCATCCCGGTGCAGGTGTGCCGATCGTTCTTCTCTCCGCTAAAATAGCTGCTCAGGAACTCATATCAGATGATCAAGGGATTCAGTTTGACTATTAA
- a CDS encoding phytoene/squalene synthase family protein, with amino-acid sequence MIQQQLNEDLLYCENIIKKHSKSFYFAFSGLPAEKRYAVYAIYAFCRLADDSVDENPIAAVKSAAINQLRHELDLFSRHEERDHPLWRALRHVFNTFEMDIQPFYDQLTGQEMDIDFSSPKTLQQLEEYSYYVAGSVGLMLLPIIATENHQYLKKTAVDLGIAMQITNILRDIGEDFHEKNRIYLPEMERLRFGYGEEKLNQQLIDQSFINLWEHLAVRAETLYDAFSNHLMIYDDDSKAPLMTAATVYREILNVVRENHYDCLTKRNFVAKERLEQMRV; translated from the coding sequence ATGATACAGCAACAATTGAACGAGGATTTACTATACTGCGAAAATATTATTAAAAAGCATTCCAAAAGCTTTTATTTTGCATTTTCAGGACTTCCTGCGGAAAAGAGGTATGCGGTCTATGCCATTTATGCTTTTTGCAGATTAGCTGATGATAGTGTGGACGAAAATCCAATTGCTGCAGTTAAGAGCGCGGCTATCAATCAATTACGCCATGAGCTCGATCTTTTCAGCCGCCATGAAGAACGAGATCATCCATTATGGAGAGCGTTGCGACATGTATTTAATACATTTGAAATGGATATTCAGCCTTTTTATGATCAGTTGACGGGACAAGAGATGGATATTGATTTTTCTTCACCAAAAACACTCCAACAATTAGAAGAGTACAGCTATTATGTGGCCGGCTCTGTCGGGTTGATGCTTCTACCGATTATTGCAACGGAAAATCACCAATATCTTAAAAAGACTGCGGTTGATCTCGGTATTGCAATGCAGATTACGAATATATTACGGGATATAGGTGAAGATTTTCATGAAAAGAACCGTATTTACCTTCCCGAGATGGAACGGTTACGCTTCGGATATGGCGAAGAAAAGCTGAATCAACAATTAATTGATCAATCGTTTATCAATCTTTGGGAACATTTGGCGGTACGGGCCGAAACTTTATATGATGCATTTTCAAATCACCTTATGATTTATGATGACGACAGTAAAGCACCGCTTATGACGGCAGCAACTGTTTACCGGGAGATTTTAAATGTGGTTCGGGAAAATCATTATGACTGCTTAACGAAAAGAAATTTTGTGGCTAAGGAACGGCTAGAACAGATGAGAGTTTAA